In Jannaschia sp. W003, the genomic stretch CCATGAGGAGAGACGACTTGCCGCTGCCCGAAGGTCCCACCAGCCCCACCGTCTCGCGCGCCGCCACATCGAGCGTGATGCCGTGCAGGATGTCGACCCGCCCCGCGTTCCCGTCGAGGGACAGCGAGACGTCGTGGAGGGCGAGGACCATGGGGGGACTCCGTGCGATGGCGCGTGGGGCCACATATGGGGTCTGCCTCGTGGCCCTCAAGGCGGGAGCGGCCGCCGCCGAGCCGGTTCGGGTGCTCGCCCTGGGCGACAGCCTGACCGCCGGCTACGGGCTCGCCCAAGGCGAGGGCTTCGTGCCCGCCTTGCAGGCATGGCTGGAACGCGAGGGCGTGGACGCCGTGGTCGAGAACGCGGGCGTCTCGGGCGACACCACCGCCGGGGGCCTCGCGCGCGTCGACTGGTCGCTGGCCTCGGAGCCCGATGCCGCGATCGTGGCGCTGGGGGGCAACGACCTCCTGCGGGGGATCGACCCCGCATCGAGCCGCGCGAACTTGGACGGCATCCTCACGAAGCTCGACGCCGCGGGCGTCGAGGCGCTGCTGGTCGGGCTGGAGGCGCCGGGCAACTTCGGCCCCGACTACAAGGCGGCGTTCGATGCGATGTACCCGGAGGTCGCCGAGGCGCACGGGGCGCTGCACGAGGCGAGCTTCCTCGGGCCGCTCGTGGCCGAGCTGACGCCCGCCGAGGCGCGGGCGCGCTACATGCAGCCCGACGGCATCCATCCCAACGCCGAGGGCGTGCAGGTGATCGTCGAGGCGCTGGGCCCGCGCGTGGCGGAGCTGGTCGCGCGGGTGGAGTAGGGGGGACGCAGGTGAAGTAGGGCTCGCCCCGGCCTCGCGCGTCTCCTCGGCGTGCCGCGGCGGTGGGATCGGGGGCCGGGCGCTGACATCGCCGGTTGCGCTCTCATCCCAGGACCTCCGCCGCCTGCGACCCGAGGCCCCGGCGCAAGGCCGGGGCGAGGCGGCGCCCCCCCCCCTTCCTCTGGCCCAAAATACCTCGGGGAGCCCGAGGGGCTGGCCCCTCGCTTCCCCCCTGCGTAACCCTAGCCTCCGCAGCCGAAGGGGGAGCGCCGCATGACCCACATCCTCGCCATCGACCAAGGCACCACCTCCAGCCGGGCGATCGTATTCGACGCCTCGCTGCGGATCGTGGCGACCGCGCAGGAGGAGTTCCCCCAGCACTTCCCCGACTCGGGCTGGGTCGAGCACGACCCCGAGGACCTCTGGCGCACGACCGTGGCCACGATGAAGGCCGCCGTCGAGAAGGCCGGGATCGACGCCCGCGACATCGCCGCCATCGGCATCACCAACCAGCGCGAGACCACCGTCGTCTGGGACCGCGAGACCGGGAAGGCGGCGCACAACGCCATCGTCTGGCAGGACCGGCGGACGGCCGAGTACTGCCGCGCGATGAAGGAGGCCGGCCACGAGGCGATGGTGACCGAGCGCACTGGCCTCCTGCTCGACCCCTACTTCTCGGCCACCAAGCTGCGCTGGATCCTCGAGAACGGCGCGCGGGCGCGGGCCGATCGGCTGCTGTTCGGCACCGTCGACTCCTACCTGATCTGGCGGCTCACCGGGGGCGCGGTCCACGCGACCGACGCCACGAACGCCTGCCGCACCATGCTCTACGACATCCACGAGGGGCGCTGGTCCGAGGACGTCTGCCGCCTCTTGGACGTGCCGATGCACATGCTGCCCGAGGTGCGCGACAGCGCCGCCGACTTCGGCACCACGGACGTGCTCGGGCCGTCCATCCCCATCCTCGGCGTCGCGGGCGACCAGCAGGCGGCCACGGTGGGGCAGGCGTGCTTCCGGCCCGGCATGCTGAAGTCGACCTACGGCACCGGGTGCTTCGCGCTGCTGAACGTCGGCGACGCGCCGGTGGCGTCCTCGAACCGGCTGCTGTCCACCATAGCCTACCAGTTGGACGGCAAACCCACCTACGCCCTGGAGGGCTCGATCTTCGTGGCCGGCGCCGTGGTCCAGTGGCTGCGCGACGGGCTGGGGGTGATCGGCTCGGCCTCCGAGGCGGGCACGCTGGCGGAGCGCGCCGACCCGAACCAGCGCGTGACGCTCGTGCCCGCCTTCACCGGCCTCGGCGCCCCGCACTGGGAGCCGGACGCCCGCGGCGCGATCTTCGGCCTGACCCGCGGCACCGGCCCCGCCGAGCTGGCCCGCGCGGCCCTAGAGAGCGTGGCGTGGCAGACGCGCGACCTGCTGGAGGCCATGCGCGCCGACGTCGCGAGTCTGGGCGACACCGTGCTGCGGGTGGACGGGGGTATGACCGCCTCGGACTGGACGATGCAGTTCCTCGCCGATGCGCTGGGCGCGCCCGTGGACCGGCCCGAGGTCACCGAGACCACGGCACTCGGGGCCGCGTGGCTGGCGGGCATGCGGGCGGGCGTGTGCCCGGACATGGAGGCCTTCGCCGCGCAGTGGGCGGTGGAGCGGCGGTTCGAGCCGGTGATGGGGGAGGAGGAGCGGGCGTCCCGTTACGCGGTGTGGGGGGACGCGGTGGGGCGGACCATCCGATAAGGGCGGGCCGTCGGGGCTCTGCCCCGAACCCCGAGATATTTAGGGCCAGAGGAAGGGGGCTAGGGCTCCCATGCCGTGAAGGTGTCGGGGCCGAGGGGGCGGGTTTCCGCTAGGCGGAGGCGGGGGGCGTCGGCGAGCTTGGCGAGGGCTATGGGGCCGAGGGCGGGGATGCCGTCGGCGCCGATCGCGGCGCCGGCGGTGTAGCATTCGAGCCTGTCCACGAGGCCCGCGCGCAGGAGCGACGCGGCGAGGGTGCCGCCGCCCTCGCAGTAGACGCGCGTAAGGCCGCGCTGACCGAGGGCGGCGAGGGCGGCGGGGAGGTCGATGTGGCCCGCCGTCTCGAGCACGCGGATGCAGGCGGCGCCCGCCGCCTCGAAGGGGGCGGGGTCGCCGGTGGCATGGACCAGCCACGTCGGCACCTCGCGGGCGGTCCGCACGAGGCCGAGCGCGGGGTCGAGCGCAAGCGCGCGCGCGAGCACCACCCGCACCGGCTGGGGCCGCTCGCCCATGCCCCTCACC encodes the following:
- a CDS encoding arylesterase → MARGATYGVCLVALKAGAAAAEPVRVLALGDSLTAGYGLAQGEGFVPALQAWLEREGVDAVVENAGVSGDTTAGGLARVDWSLASEPDAAIVALGGNDLLRGIDPASSRANLDGILTKLDAAGVEALLVGLEAPGNFGPDYKAAFDAMYPEVAEAHGALHEASFLGPLVAELTPAEARARYMQPDGIHPNAEGVQVIVEALGPRVAELVARVE
- the glpK gene encoding glycerol kinase GlpK; protein product: MTHILAIDQGTTSSRAIVFDASLRIVATAQEEFPQHFPDSGWVEHDPEDLWRTTVATMKAAVEKAGIDARDIAAIGITNQRETTVVWDRETGKAAHNAIVWQDRRTAEYCRAMKEAGHEAMVTERTGLLLDPYFSATKLRWILENGARARADRLLFGTVDSYLIWRLTGGAVHATDATNACRTMLYDIHEGRWSEDVCRLLDVPMHMLPEVRDSAADFGTTDVLGPSIPILGVAGDQQAATVGQACFRPGMLKSTYGTGCFALLNVGDAPVASSNRLLSTIAYQLDGKPTYALEGSIFVAGAVVQWLRDGLGVIGSASEAGTLAERADPNQRVTLVPAFTGLGAPHWEPDARGAIFGLTRGTGPAELARAALESVAWQTRDLLEAMRADVASLGDTVLRVDGGMTASDWTMQFLADALGAPVDRPEVTETTALGAAWLAGMRAGVCPDMEAFAAQWAVERRFEPVMGEEERASRYAVWGDAVGRTIR